The following coding sequences lie in one Capnocytophaga stomatis genomic window:
- a CDS encoding DNA topoisomerase IV subunit B, producing MENIQQYTEDDIRSLDPIEHVRMRPGMYIGKLGDGSSPDDGIYILLKEILDNCIDEFVMGAGKSIEVKITDNRVEVRDYGRGIPLGKMIDAVSKMNTGGKYDSQAFKKSVGLNGVGTKAVNALSAYFRVESIRDNKSKSATFEKGILQEESPIEESSKRRGTTVVFIPDESIFKNYKFRKEYIERMLKNYVYLNTGLTIHYNGEKYYSENGLKDLLTENNNEEDFLYPIIHLKGPDIEVAVTHSRTQYSEEYYSFANGQNTTQGGTHLLAFREAYVKTIRDFFNKSYDAADIRKSIIGGISIKVVEPVFESQTKTKLGSVEMGEGMPSIRSYINEFIGKHLDDFLHKNLAVADEIKKKIEQAERERKELAGIRKSARETAKKVSLHNKKLRDCRIHLTDTKKERNLETTLFITEGDSASGSITKSRDVETQAVFSLKGKPLNTFGMTKKIVYENEEFNLLQAALNIEESISDLRYNNIVIATDADVDGMHIRLLLITFFLQFFPELIKEGHVYILQTPLFRVRDKQQTIYCYSEEEKQNAIKKLKGKPEITRFKGLGEISPDEFKHFIGEDMRLEPVMMDKTIHTDQLLEFYMGKNTPDRQEFIINNLRVELDMVEEN from the coding sequence ATGGAAAATATACAACAATATACTGAGGATGATATCAGGTCGTTAGACCCTATAGAACACGTTCGTATGCGACCAGGAATGTATATCGGGAAGCTTGGTGACGGTTCTTCTCCAGATGACGGAATTTACATCCTCTTGAAAGAAATTTTGGATAACTGTATTGATGAGTTTGTTATGGGTGCAGGAAAATCCATTGAGGTTAAAATTACGGATAATCGGGTAGAGGTACGAGATTACGGACGGGGAATTCCTTTAGGAAAGATGATTGATGCGGTTTCCAAAATGAACACTGGCGGGAAATATGATTCTCAGGCGTTTAAAAAATCGGTGGGACTAAATGGTGTGGGAACGAAAGCTGTGAACGCTTTGTCAGCTTACTTTAGGGTAGAATCCATACGAGACAATAAATCAAAGTCCGCCACATTTGAAAAAGGTATTTTGCAAGAAGAATCTCCCATTGAGGAATCTTCTAAACGAAGAGGAACAACCGTGGTTTTTATTCCTGATGAAAGTATTTTTAAAAATTACAAGTTCAGAAAAGAGTACATCGAACGGATGTTAAAAAACTACGTTTATCTGAATACGGGACTTACAATACATTACAACGGTGAGAAATATTATTCTGAAAATGGATTAAAAGATTTGTTGACAGAAAATAATAACGAAGAAGATTTTCTTTATCCCATTATTCATTTAAAAGGACCTGATATTGAGGTAGCGGTAACGCACAGCCGAACGCAATACAGTGAGGAATATTACTCTTTTGCAAATGGTCAAAATACTACTCAAGGTGGAACGCATTTGTTGGCTTTCAGAGAAGCTTACGTGAAAACCATTCGGGATTTTTTCAATAAATCGTACGACGCTGCGGATATCCGCAAGTCAATTATTGGAGGAATATCAATCAAAGTGGTGGAGCCCGTTTTTGAAAGTCAGACAAAAACCAAATTGGGTTCAGTGGAAATGGGTGAGGGAATGCCGTCGATACGCTCTTACATCAATGAATTTATTGGTAAACATTTGGATGATTTTCTTCATAAAAATTTGGCTGTTGCCGATGAAATAAAAAAGAAAATTGAACAGGCAGAACGCGAACGCAAGGAGTTGGCAGGAATTAGAAAATCGGCGAGGGAAACGGCAAAAAAAGTTAGTTTACATAACAAAAAACTTCGTGATTGTCGCATTCACTTAACGGACACCAAAAAAGAACGAAATTTGGAAACTACTCTTTTCATAACCGAGGGAGATTCAGCTTCGGGTTCTATTACCAAGTCACGCGATGTAGAAACGCAGGCAGTTTTTAGTCTTAAAGGAAAGCCACTCAATACCTTCGGAATGACGAAAAAAATTGTTTACGAAAACGAAGAATTCAATTTGTTGCAGGCTGCACTAAATATAGAAGAATCCATTTCCGATTTGAGATACAATAATATCGTCATTGCAACGGATGCCGATGTGGACGGAATGCACATTCGTTTGCTTTTAATTACTTTCTTTCTGCAATTTTTCCCGGAATTGATAAAAGAAGGACACGTATATATTTTGCAAACGCCTCTTTTTCGAGTACGCGATAAGCAACAAACAATTTATTGTTATAGCGAAGAGGAAAAGCAAAATGCAATCAAAAAACTAAAAGGAAAGCCTGAAATTACTCGATTTAAAGGATTAGGAGAGATTTCACCCGATGAGTTTAAGCATTTTATTGGTGAAGATATGCGTTTAGAGCCTGTAATGATGGACAAAACTATTCATACAGATCAACTTTTAGAGTTTTATATGGGTAAAAACACGCCCGATCGTCAGGAATTCATCATAAATAACCTCCGTGTGGAATTAGATATGGTTGAAGAGAATTAA
- a CDS encoding DUF6495 family protein: MKYTRLTKEQLEELHHDFARFLASQQITSDEWEIIKREKPHIAEEEIDIFSDLVWEKSLEKVKFLERIDSESVNCFYFGENDAQMISVLISNKTVDLTTSEGFHWLENNIHSDKVQLYTGKKKLEEDRKLEIFNLIRQGAQVSDGKLFKSLLDIKKQIENK; encoded by the coding sequence ATGAAATACACACGTTTAACCAAAGAACAGCTGGAAGAACTCCATCACGATTTTGCTCGTTTTTTGGCTTCACAACAAATTACTTCCGATGAATGGGAAATCATAAAAAGAGAAAAACCACACATAGCAGAGGAAGAAATTGATATCTTCAGCGATTTGGTTTGGGAAAAGAGTTTGGAAAAAGTTAAATTTTTAGAAAGAATTGATAGTGAGTCTGTTAATTGTTTCTATTTTGGAGAGAATGATGCTCAAATGATTTCCGTTTTAATTTCAAACAAAACTGTTGATTTAACAACTTCGGAAGGATTTCACTGGCTTGAAAATAACATACATTCTGATAAAGTTCAGCTTTATACGGGGAAAAAAAAATTGGAAGAAGACCGTAAATTGGAAATATTTAATTTAATTCGTCAAGGAGCTCAAGTGTCTGACGGAAAGCTTTTTAAATCTTTATTAGATATAAAAAAGCAGATTGAAAATAAATAA
- a CDS encoding putative signal transducing protein, translated as MPELKKIFEGSSIQANLIKLALEEIGIEPIIKDRTESGRLAGFASEIPMQVEVYVFENQYDEAIDVLKNLSLED; from the coding sequence ATGCCGGAATTAAAGAAAATATTCGAAGGTTCTTCAATTCAAGCTAATCTTATAAAGTTGGCTTTGGAAGAAATTGGAATTGAGCCAATTATAAAAGACCGCACGGAATCAGGGAGATTGGCAGGATTTGCAAGTGAAATTCCAATGCAAGTGGAAGTATATGTTTTTGAAAATCAGTATGATGAAGCTATTGATGTTTTGAAAAACTTATCTTTGGAAGATTAA
- a CDS encoding deoxynucleoside kinase yields MHIAVAGNIGAGKTTLTALLAKHYNWEAHYEDVVDNPYLDDFYHQMERWSFNLQIYFLNSRFRQVLDFREKGNNIIQDRTIYEDAHIFAPNLHEMGLMSGRDFQNYKSLFFLMEKLVQPPDLLIYLRSTISNLVKQIHKRGRDYESSISIDYLNRLNERYEQWIKNYDKGKLLIIDVDDINFVDNPEDLGEIINKVDGLLYGLF; encoded by the coding sequence ATGCATATAGCCGTCGCAGGAAATATTGGAGCAGGAAAAACCACACTAACAGCTCTTTTAGCAAAACATTATAACTGGGAAGCTCATTATGAGGATGTTGTAGATAATCCGTATTTGGATGATTTTTATCATCAAATGGAACGTTGGAGTTTTAATCTACAGATTTACTTCTTAAATAGTCGCTTCCGTCAGGTTTTAGATTTTCGTGAAAAGGGAAATAACATAATACAAGACAGAACAATTTACGAAGATGCTCACATTTTCGCACCCAATTTGCACGAAATGGGACTTATGAGCGGGAGAGATTTCCAAAATTACAAATCGCTTTTCTTTCTGATGGAAAAGCTTGTGCAACCGCCCGATTTGCTTATTTATTTGCGAAGTACGATTTCAAATTTAGTGAAGCAAATTCATAAGCGAGGAAGAGATTATGAAAGCTCTATTTCAATAGATTATCTTAATCGTTTAAATGAACGTTATGAACAATGGATTAAAAATTACGATAAAGGAAAGCTATTGATTATTGATGTGGATGACATTAATTTCGTGGATAATCCTGAGGATTTGGGCGAAATAATAAACAAGGTTGATGGCTTGCTTTATGGACTTTTCTGA